agtgtgtgtgtgtgtgcgtggttttttctttcattttgtctgtgtatgtgtgtgattgtttCTTCcattttgtctgtgtgtgtgtgcgtgtgtgtgtgtgtgtgtgtgcttgttttttttaataTCTAGTATGTCTTGATCATGGGAGGTTGGATAAGGTTttgtttgcgtcccaaatggcaccatattccctataggccatggtcaaaagaagtgcactaaatagagaatagggtacaACTTGGAATGAGGTTGTGGTCTCACAGGCTCCTTTAAATTAGCGTCTCATTAGAGCTCTGGTAGAGAATGGCTTAGTCTTCCGTTTGAAGTGACACAGATCTTAGCagtgcagccagccagccaggcagacaCACAAACCTTCTCCACCTCAGCCACCGATAACACCATGGCAACAACAGCAGTAAATATCAAGCACATTATTTTGCATTTGTTTTTCCCTTTGAAAAGAAGAAAGACATtcgttgttattttttttttacaggaagTTGGGTGTGACTTGGGGGTGAATTTCCATTTTAGGCATCTCCGTGGCAGACTGAGTCGCTTGGGGATTTAAATCACTCTGTATTGTACTCATACTGTATTTGTCTTCTGAATTTTATAGTATGTCTTATAAAACTATTTATAACTAGTGTATACTAATATACATTTTAGCATTTAGAACCATTTATAAACATGTTAAAGTCCAGTAAGCATTAATGATCAATTTACAAGCATTTATAATGGCTTATTAATAAAAGTAATACAAAACTGTTACTCCATGTAAAATGAAAAAAATCACAACAAACATAATTGATTTTAATCATTCAACTTTTAATGGTTGCTTTTCCCCCATCATCCCTCAGTACAAAGCTTTGGGAAGTCTAGTTCTGATTGTCTCTAGCTGTATGATCTAGgtaaagtttcccctaggtacagatctaggatcagcttccccttccCCAATCATAACCTTAACCGttagtgggggaaatgcaaaactgaccctagatcagcgtctaggggcaacttcaccctactcaTATATGATCAAAGTCCCCCAGTTGAAAACAGAAAGGCCCCTTTCAGTTCAAATACAAAGTCAATAAATATCGTCTGAGAATGAATGGATGCCATGGAAAGGAGACAATGTCACTGAAAATATAGTCACAGGAAAAAGATCCAGCGCATCATTGTATCACATCGACACTTTCTCTCTCAAAAATACGCCCCCAACAAAGACACAGCATTTGTGGGAAGAGACACTCTAAAAACAGAACACGGTTCATTCTAAAAGAACACTTTTGTTCCACGTTGTTCTAAAAGAGAATTTGAAAGCTAAACTGAAGAGAGTAGTAAAACATGAAACTGCTAGTCTAGCCTTCCTAAAACTAGGCCGGTTAACATTGAGTTGTGGATAAGTTCTATGCTGGTTTTTTCTCACATAGACACCGGCCACGGTacgctacatcccaaatggcaccctactccttatttagtccactacttttgaccagggcttttGTGGCTTTTGTGGTTGGTCTATGTAGAGAATATTTTATTCATCAGAacgtgtacagtacagtacagtatgtattgCCATAAGTGATTGTTCCACATACAATGTTCTGTTCCAAAATTGTAAATAGAAGGTAAACAAACACAAAtacaagtcacacacacacacacacacacacacacacacacacacacacacacacacacacacacacacacacacacacacacacacacacacacacacacacacacacgaggtttCCCCGGTCGGTTCATACCataccattaaaaggtaattagAGTAAAACATACTAAACACATTACACATGAACAACCAACTGCATAAAACGTTTTCCGCAGCGTGTCCTAACAAACAGGACCCATTACAACGTGTCCTAATGAAACGAGATCCAGTACCGTATAGGTAGGTAGTACCTCCTTCTGTTTTGCTTCTGGTAGGTAAGCTGCTTTGGCATGGTCCACACTTCTCTAATGAAAatactctgctgtgtgtgtgtgtgtgtgtgtgtgtgtgtgtgtgtgtgtgtgtgtgtgtgtgtgtgtgtgtgtgtgtgtgtgtgtgtgtgtgtgtgtgtgtgtgtgtttcgctgTGTAACCCAAGTGGAGGATCCTTCCAAGGAGACATCATTAAATATTAACACTGTAGCTCTCACTCGTCATGTCTTTCAGTAGGTTTGCATCACACAGGCTTGAGTCCAGtcctcagtgtgtttgtgtgtgtgtgtgtgtgtgtgtgtgtgtgtgtgtgtgtgtgtgtgtgtgtgtgtgtgtgtgtgtgtgtgtgtgtgtgtgtgtgtgtgtgtgtgtgtgtgtgtgtgtgtttacaataCTTGTCCAAGATAACTTTATTGCAATAACGCCCAGATAAAAGAAACATGCAGGAAtaaagctttctctctctctacacacacacacacacacacacacacacacacacacacacacacacacacacacacacacacacacacacacacacacacacacacacacacacacacacactcccaaatGTAAAAACATCCCATATCTGGTTGAGTTgctggtggagaggagagagagttgttCTAAAGCAGGCTGCCTGGAGGGAGAGAGTCGgtagagggctgtgtgtgtgagggggttaGGGGATAGATCGGGTTAGGGGATAGACTGCGTTAGGGGATAGATCGGGTTAGGGGATAGACCGGGTTAGGGGATAGACCGGGTTAGGGGATAGACTGGGTTAGGGGATAGACTGGGTTAGGGGATAGACTGGGTTAGGGGATAGACCGGGTTAGGGCAGAGCGCGTTAGGGGATAgaccgggttaggggttagactGGGTTAGGGGATAGACTGGGTTAGGGGAGAGCGCGTTAGGGGATAGACCGGGTTAGGGGATAGACCGGGTTAGGGGATAGACTGGGTTAGGGGATAGACTGGGTTAGGGGATAGACCGGGTTAGGGCAGAGCGCGTTAGGGGATAgaccgggttaggggttagactGGGTTAGGGGATAGACCGGGTTAGGGGATAGACTGGGTTAGGGGATAGACCGTGTTAGGGGATAGACCGGGTTAGGGGATAGACCGGGTTAGGGGAGAGCGCGTTAGGGGATAGACCGGGTTAGGGGATAGACCGTGTTAGGGGATAGACCGGGTTAGGGGATAGACCGGGTTAGGGGATAGACCGGGTTAGGAGAGAGGGCGTTAGGGGATAGACCGGGTTAGGGGATAGACTTGGTTAGGAGATAGACCGGGTTAGGGGATAGACTGGGTTAGGGGATAGACCGGGTTAGGGGAGAGCGCGTTAGGGGATAGACCGGGTTAGGGGATAgaccgggttaggggttagaccGGGTTAGGGGATAGACCGGGTTAGGGGATAGACCGGGTTAGGAGAGAGGGCGTTAGGGGATAGACCGGGTTAGGGGATAGACTTGGTTAGGAGATAGACCGGGTTAGGGGATAGACTGGGTTAGGGGATAGACCGGGTTAGGGGAGAGCGCGTTAGGGGATAGACCGGGTTAGGGGATAGACTGGGTTAGGGGATAGACCGGGTTAGGGGATAgaccgggttaggggttagaccGGGTTAGGGGATAGCCCGGGTTAGGGGATAGcccgggttaggggttagaccGGGTTAGGGGATAGCCCGGGTTAGGGGATAGACCGGGTTAGGGGAGAGCGCGTTAGGGGATAGACCGGGTTAGGGGATAgaccgggttaggggttagaccgggttaggggttagaccGGGTTAGGGGATAGcccgggttaggggttagaccGGGTTAGGGGATAGCCCGGGTTAGGGGATAGCCCGGGTTAGGGGATGACCGGGTTAGGGGATAGACTGGGTTAAGGGATAGACTGCGTTAGGGGATAGGCTCGGCAGGGAGATATGCCAGCCGCCCTTAGGCTGACCTTTGTCCTCTGTACTGGGGCCTAACTCCCACAGTGGGACGGGGGAGAGTCATTTGGGGCGAGAGGATACACACCCAGAGCAGTGATTCTCTCTCGGGAGGGGGAGGatggtattagagagagagagagagagagagagagagagagagagagagagagagagagagagagagagagagagagagagagagagagagagagagagagagagagagagagagagagagagagagagagagagagagagagagagagagagagagagagagagagagagagagagagagaggagagagagagagagaggagagagagagagagagagagagagagagagagagaggagagagaggagagagagagagagagagagagagagagagagagagagagagagagagagagagagagagagagagagagagagagagagagagagagagagagaaacagttctCTATTGTTCCAAACAGAGTTCACGATGAATAAGAGTGCTCTGTCCATATTGCTGTGGCCCAACCTCTAGTCTCAGTCTGGTGGTGTCCTCCccccgtctcttcctctctcctccagagccCCCTGATATAGTCCCTTGGAACCAATGGGTTGTTGGGATTACCCAGACATGGGTTAATTCAACCATGTGTTGGGTATTTTTTACTCTCATGCTGGGTTTACCTAGTAGCTGGGTCCTTTTGAATATAATCCTTAGGTCATTTTCAGGAAGTGTGTCTTATTAGGGGCGTGACTTTCAGCTAGATCTTATCGGCCACCGATAAGTTACATACAGCATATTCAAATTTTACttaattgtttttgtattttacacATTCTTCTATAATATTAGGATTATTTACTACATATTATAATAAAGTATACTGTACCACCTTATTGTATCCCAACAATGGGATTTCAATAGGTTTTTAGGGAACTCATACACTTCTGTAAGCCTTATTGAATCTACAAAAATGTCAATGTTTAACCTTAACATGTGATAACTATaaaacagaacagatgaacaggaatgacatttactgTCATGGGTGActaaaaataactatctgaaagccacgccCATATTAAACTACGTCTCCAGTTTTCTGAGCTGACCCGCTGGGTCATATCTCAATTTCCCagcacccagcatcaataactcAGCAGTTTGAACGAAAAAAATCTAACTAAGTGACCCAGTGcctgcaacccagcagttgggttaaccaaacaacccagcattaTTAAGTGTGGAGGACTGTCTGTCTGCATTTAGTCTGTCTGTattcaatctgtctgtctgtttgtctgtctgtattcagtctgtctgtaTTCATTCTATATTAAAGGCTGGGACCCAGTCTTAAGTTATGGTGTCTTCCTCTGGGGGCCCGAGGACCTTAGTCCCACCCTGGTGGCCCTGCTCTGGGTCCCTGGGGGTCGAAGAGTGGCTGTGGGGCTCGAGGCAGGACCAGGTCCGAGAGGAGGGGCCTGCCGGTGCATCGGCTGCATCCCCACATGTTTGCGGCGTGATAGGACCGACAGTATGGGCTGCTGGGGCTGAGGGGAGCGGAGGGGGTAGCTTCGTCGGTAGCGTAGCGACTGCGATCGTAGCAAGACCCTGGTGTACTGGACTTCGGGCATGATGAGCTTAAGACACAGCTCGTGGGCCAGGCTTCCGGGCTGTGTAGCATTGGTGTTGGTTGGCAGATCATAGCCCACGATGTCCACCTTTGCGCTGGGCTGCCACGGCCGCAGCTCCTTGTTCTTGATCTGGGCGGCCGAGCGGAGTTGGGGGAGCCCTCCCCCGAAGCAGCCCCTCACCAGCTTCTCCTGGGCCCTGCGGAGCAAACGCAGCTCCCTGGCCACGCACGCTGGGCCCAGGGATGCCAGCTGGTGCCACAGCGAGGCGTTGAAGTGGTCATAGAGGCGTGCATCCAGGTTGTTCCAGGCGCGGATCTTGGCAGGGAGGCCCGGCGAGAGGCTGTGCTTGGAGCCGGACGTCCGCATGTTGAGCTTGACGTAGAGCATATCTTCCAGATCCCAGGAGAGGAGGTGACGGAGGAGGATCAGCGACTCATCAAAGTACTCGGCGATCATCACCAGGGAGAAGACGCGCTCCGTCTTGGCCACGAAGGCCCGGGCGTACGCAGCCACGTCCGCCTCCGGATGGTCCTTGTCCCCGCCCAGGTCAAAAGTCAGAGTGTTACGAGCATACATGGAGTCATTCTCGTCCGGACGGTAGTACCGCCACGGCTCGTCCAGAAACGCCTCCAGAGAGCCGTTGGGAACTCTCTTAAAACTCTGACAGTACTGGTTATAGTAACTGAACAACGATTCAAACATGGACCCTGGTTCTCGAAGTATGGTCACGTAGATGGTATCATTAGGCATGAGGCGTTGCATCTCGGCACGGTTGAAGCGCATGTGGCTGGTGACCACGTTGGGTGGCAGGGTGTGTGGGTGGACGAGGTGGGTGCTGAAGGTGCGCGGGTAGCAGAACTGGTGTCCGCAGGCCTGCACAGGGAGCGCCACGGTCAGGTTGTGGCGCTCGGCGAAGCGGAAGAGCAGATTCTGCATGGTGGTGCTGGCCGTCTTGTGCGTCTTGAGAAAGGCCACGTTGGTGTGTTTGGGCTTGAGAGAGAATGACGGGTGGGTGCGCAGCGACGGGCAGCCCAGGTGAAGGGCTTCCATCgtcctggaggagagagaaagagagagagggaggagttttGATATGAGGTTTGCAGTTCAATCTTTAGTTTTAGTTTAGCTAACTCCTGAGCGAGCAAATCAACGTAGCTAGCAGAGAGGGTGGGTTCTTTCTGACAAAAGTCAAGAGTGAACTGACGGAAGAGGGAAAACTGAACTGTTTGTTGTACAGATAGCTTGTTGATCAAATAGTTGACTCAAGTTTAGGTCTGGTAAGCTTGCACTTGGTTTATTTGTTACATGCAGGGACGGAGTTAGCGTAATGGAGAGGGAATAACAGGAAGCATGAAAGGAAGGAGAGTCAAAGTGAAATGGAGAGAAAAGGTAGGGAGACTGTGAGAGAACAGTAAGAAGGGAAACTGAAAGGAAGGTGAGAGGGTAATAGGACAGCGAAGGAAGATGAACAGtgtgaaatggagagagagatgtgcttttaccaaattatcgtacgacagaccacatattcaccctgcacaccctaattgacaaacaaacaaaccaaaacaaagacagtcttctcatgctttgttgatttaataAAAGCCTTCGGTTCAACTTGGAATGAGGgtctatacaaattgatggaatgtggtgttgggggaaaaacatatgacattataaaatccatgtacacaaacaacaagtctaggggttaaaattggcaaaaaacacaaggccatggggtgagacagggatgcagcttaaacccaaccctcttcaacatatatatcaacgaattggcgagggcactagaacaatctgcagcacccggcctcacccagctagaatctgaagtcaaatgtatactgtttgctgatgatctggtgcttctgtcaccaaccaaggagggcctacagcagcacctacatcttctgcacagattctgccaaacctgggccctgacagtaaatctcaaaaaggtccagtcgccaggaccacaaatacaaattccatctagacactgttgccctagagcacacaaaaaaactatacataccttggcctaaacatcagcgtcacaggtaacttccacaaagctg
Above is a genomic segment from Salvelinus fontinalis isolate EN_2023a chromosome 36, ASM2944872v1, whole genome shotgun sequence containing:
- the LOC129835363 gene encoding galactose-3-O-sulfotransferase 3-like, producing the protein MEALHLGCPSLRTHPSFSLKPKHTNVAFLKTHKTASTTMQNLLFRFAERHNLTVALPVQACGHQFCYPRTFSTHLVHPHTLPPNVVTSHMRFNRAEMQRLMPNDTIYVTILREPGSMFESLFSYYNQYCQSFKRVPNGSLEAFLDEPWRYYRPDENDSMYARNTLTFDLGGDKDHPEADVAAYARAFVAKTERVFSLVMIAEYFDESLILLRHLLSWDLEDMLYVKLNMRTSGSKHSLSPGLPAKIRAWNNLDARLYDHFNASLWHQLASLGPACVARELRLLRRAQEKLVRGCFGGGLPQLRSAAQIKNKELRPWQPSAKVDIVGYDLPTNTNATQPGSLAHELCLKLIMPEVQYTRVLLRSQSLRYRRSYPLRSPQPQQPILSVLSRRKHVGMQPMHRQAPPLGPGPASSPTATLRPPGTQSRATRVGLRSSGPQRKTP